One stretch of Halichoerus grypus chromosome 10, mHalGry1.hap1.1, whole genome shotgun sequence DNA includes these proteins:
- the LAMA5 gene encoding laminin subunit alpha-5 isoform X2, with protein MAKLGARLRAGSARRAAGPHRGPGPLLLVGLALLSAARARGSADGGFSLHPPYFNLAEGARIAASATCGEEAPARGAPRPTEDLYCKLVGGPVAGGDPNQTIQGQYCDICTAANSNRAHPVSNAIDGTERWWQSPPLSRGLEYNEVNVTLDLGQVFHVAYVLIKFANSPRPDLWVLERSTDFGHTYQPWQFFASSKRDCFERFGPQTLERITRDDHVICSTEYSRIVPLENGEIVVSLVNGRPGAMNFSYSPLLRDFTKATNIRLRFLRTNTLLGHLMGKALRDPTVTRRYYYSIKDISIGGRCVCHGHADVCDAQDPTDPFRLQCACQHNTCGGSCDRCCPGFNQRPWKPATTDSANECQSCNCHGHAHDCFYDPEVDRHNASQNQDNVYQGGGVCIDCQHHTSGINCERCLPGFFRAPDHPLDSPHACRRCNCESDFTDGTCEDLTGRCYCRPNFTGERCDACAEGFTGFPRCYPVPSFSPNDTGAQVLPAGQIVTCECSSPGVVDGDCDRDSSRCTCREGFEGPACDRCAPGYYHFPLCQLCGCSPAGTLPEGCDEAGHCPCRPEFDGPHCDRCRPGHHGYPDCRACTCDPRGALDQLCGAGGTCRCRPGYAGAACQECSPGFHGFPDCGPCLCSAEGSLHAACDPRSGQCSCRPRVTGLRCDACAPGAYDFPACEAGSCHPAGLAPAGPHLPEAQAPCTCRAHVEGPSCDRCKPGFWGLSPRNPEGCTRCSCDPRGTLGGLTECQPGDGQCSCKPHVCGQTCAACRDGFFGLDQADYFGCRSCRCDVGGALGQGCDPRTGACRCRPNTQGLTCSEPARDHYVPDPHDLRLELEEAATPDGHTVRFGFNPLEFESFSWRGYAQMTPIQPRIVAKLNVTSPDLFRLVFRYVNRGPTSVSGRVSVQEEGKFATCSNCTEQSQPVAFPPSTEPAFVTVPQRGLGEPFVLNPGTWALLVEAEGVLLDYVVLLPSTYYEAALLQLRVTEACTFRPAAQRSGETCLLYTHLPLDGFPSAAGPEALCRHDNSLPRPCPTERLSPSHPPLAACLGSDVDVQLQVAVSRPGHYALVVEYASEDTRQEVGVAVHTPQRAPQQGALTLHPCPYSTLCRGAALDTQHHLAAFHLDMEASVRLTAEQARFFLHSVTLVPVETFSMEFVEPRVRCVSSHGAFSPSSATCLLSRFPKPPQPIILRDCQVLPLPSGLPLVHSQDLTPGAPPSGPQPRPPTAVDPDVEPTLLRHPQGTVVFTTQVPALGRYAFVLHGYQPDHPTFPVEVLISGGRVWQGHANASFCPHAYGCRTLVVCEGQAVLDVTDSELTVTMRVPEGRWLWLEYVLVVPEEVYSSSYLREEPLDKSYDFISQCASHGYHISPTSSSPFCRGAASSLSLFYNNGAQPCGCHEMGATGPTCEPFGGQCPCRAHVIGRVCSRCATGYWGFPSCRPCECRGRLCDEITGRCVCPPRTIPPDCVVCQPQSFGCHPLVGCEECNCSGPGVQELTDPTCDADSGQCKCRANVTGRRCDACAPGFHGYPHCRPCDCHEAGSMPSMCDPLTGQCHCKENVQGPRCDQCRLGTFSLEATNPKGCTRCFCFGATERCRGSAHARREHVDMEGWTLLSSDRQVVPHELRAEAELLYADLRRGFEAFPELYWQAPPSYLGDRVSSYGGTLRYELHSEAQRGDVFIPTESRPDVVLQGNQMSITFLEPMYPAPGHVHHGRLQLVEGTFRHTETHNAVSREELMMVLASLERLHIRALFSQTSSAVALRSVALEVAGEVGGGPPASNVELCMCPANYRGDSCQECAPGYYRDIKGLFLGRCVPCQCHGHSDRCLPGSGVCMGCQHNTEGDHCEHCRAGFVRSGSEDPMAPCVSCPCPLAVPSNNFAMGCVLRGARTQCLCKPGYAGPSCERCAPGFFGNPLVLGSSCQPCDCSGNGDPNLLFSDCDPLTGACRSCLRHTAGPRCESCAPGFYGDALVPGNCTRCDCSACGTETCDPHSGHCLCKAGVTGPRCDRCQEGHFGFQGCGGCRPCACGPAAEGSECHPQTGQCHCRPGAAGPQCRECAPGHWGLPEQGCRRCQCQGGHCDVHTGHCTCPSGLSGERCDACSQQHQVLVPGGSGGHGVHCEVCDHCVVLLLDDLERAGALLPAIREQVRGVNASSVAWARLHRLNASVADLQRQLQSPLGLRHETVQQLEALEQQSSSLRQDTQRLDGQATRALAEAGRLLDSTEASLGQAQTLLVAIRAVDRILSELESRTDHLFPANASAPSGEHVRRTLAEVERLLGEMRARDLGAPRAAAEAELDAAQRLLARVQEPLSSRWEGSRALAARARDQLAQHEAGLMDLRGALNRAVGTTREAEELNSRNQERLEDALHRKQELSRDNATLRATLQAASDTLAQLSGLLHGMDQAREEYEHLAANLDGARTPLLEKMRAFSPASSKVELVEAAEAHAQQLDQLALNLSSIIRGVNQDRFIQRAIEAANAYGSILQAVQAAEGAAGQALRQATHTWAMVVRGGLASRARDLLTNSSALAEATIRGQQRLGRVRATLQGTGTQLRDAQAKNEQLVARVQEVQAMLAMDTDETSKKIAHAKAVAAEAQDTAARVQSRIQDMQKHLEQWQGQYGGLRSQDLGQVVLDAGRSVSTLEKTLPQLLAKLSLLENRGTHNASLALSASIGRVRELIAQARGAAGKVKVSMKFNGRSGVQLRAPRDLSDLAAYTALKFYLQSPEPESGQVPRDRFVLYMGSRQAVGDYMGVALRNQKVHWVYRLGEAGLAALSVDEDIGEQFAAVSIDRTLQFGHMSVTVEKQMLHETKGDTVAPGAEGLLSLRPDDFVFYVGGYPSHFTPPEPLRFPGYLGCIEMDTLNEEVLSVYNFEETFQVDTAVDRPCARSKSTGDPWLTDGSYLDGSGFARISVESQIGMTKRFEQEMRLVSSNGIIFFMRHQDQFLCLAAQKGSLLLLYDFGAGLMRAKPQHEDVQKLLTMTTASKAIQVFLLGGNRGRVSRVLVRVERNNVFSVDHSSSLELADAYYLGGVPPDQLPPSLRQLFPSGGSIRGCVKGIKAQGKYVDLKRLNTTGISSGCTADLLVGRAMTFHGDGYLSLELPDVPPVSGHIYSGFGFRSTQDAGLLYHKAFLDGPYQVSLQQGRVTLQLLRTEVKTRGSFADGVPHYVAFYSNDTGVWLYVDDQLQQMKPHQGPPPRPQPQESQDLFLGGLSKTGDYFNFKGCISNVFVMRPVGPQRVFDLQQDWKKVNVSSGCAPTPHTQTPGQAPRGLRAAAARKPGRRSRQPPQDPACTPPWPPRTIQDAYQFGGPLSSYLEFAHIPAPPGNWFHLSMMVRPRTPRGLLLLAAPLTASSPSLLLFLSHGHFVAQTEGPGPQLRVQSRQRSRAGRWHMVSVRWGKTRIQLATDGVWAQDREGPGQQHRGAGSPRPQTLFVGGLPASGFSPRLPVATGRSGFSGCVRRLRLDGRPLGAPTRVMGVTPCFSGPLEKGLFFADSGGVVTLDTAGAVLSHAALELEVRPRAATGLILHLGRVQAPPYLQLQLRAEQVLLRADDGAGEFSTWVMCPAALCDGQWHRLAVTRSGNVLQLEVDARSNQTLGPALVASVATAQAPLHLGGLPKPTNTQARPLAYRGCMRNLMLNGSPVTWSRSVGIQGAVGASGCPAT; from the exons GTCTTCCACGTGGCCTACGTGCTCATCAAGTTCGCCAACTCGCCGCGGCCGGACCTCTGGGTGCTGGAGCGGTCCACGGACTTCGGACACACCTACCAGCCATGGCAGTTCTTCGCGT CCTCCAAGAGGGACTGCTTCGAGCGGTTCGGGCCACAGACGCTGGAGCGCATCACGCGGGACGACCACGTCATCTGCTCCACCGAGTACTCGCGGATCGTGCCCCTGGAGAACGGCGAG ATTGTGGTATCCCTGGTGAACGGGCGCCCCGGGGCTATGAACTTCTCCTACTCGCCCCTGCTGCGTGACTTCACCAAAGCTACCAACATCCGCCTGCGCTTCCTACGCACCAACACGCTGCTGGGCCACCTCATGGGCAAGGCGCTGCGGGACCCCACCGTCACCCGCCGG TACTATTACAGCATCAAGGACATCAGCATCGGCGGCCGCTGCGTCTGCCACGGCCACGCGGACGTCTGTGACGCCCAAGACCCCACGGACCCCTTCAG GCTTCAGTGCGCCTGTCAACACAACACGTGTGGGGGCTCCTGTGACCGCTGCTGTCCCGGCTTCAACCAGCGGCCGTGGAAGCCGGCCACCACCGACAGTGCCAACGAGTGCCAGT cctgCAATTGCCACGGCCACGCCCACGACTGCTTCTACGACCCCGAGGTGGACCGGCACAACGCCAGCCAGAACCAGGACAACGTCTACCAGGGCGGGGGCGTGTGCATCGACTGCCAG CATCACACCAGTGGCATCAATTGTGAACGCTGCCTGCCCGGCTTCTTCCGGGCCCCGGACCACCCTCTCGACTCTCCCCACGCTTGTCGCC gCTGCAACTGCGAGTCGGACTTCACAGACGGGACGTGTGAGGACCTGACCGGCCGCTGCTACTGCCGGCCCAACTTCACGGGGGAGCGTTGCGACGCGTGCGCCGAGGGCTTCACTGGCTTCCCGCGCTGCTACC CGgtgccctccttctcccccaatGACACCGGCGCGCAGGTGCTGCCAGCCGGACAGATTGTGA CGTGCGAGTGCTCCAGCCCTGGAGTGGTGGACGGGGACTGTGACCGAGACTCCAGCCGGTGCACCTGCCGGGAGGGCTTCGAGGGGCCCGCGTGTGACCGCTGTGCCCCGGGTTACTACCACTTCCCTCTCTGCCAGT TGTGCGGCTGCAGCCCTGCGGGGACCCTGCCCGAGGGCTGCGACGAAGCCGGTCACTGCCCGTGCCGGCCCGAGTTTGACGGCCCTCACTGTGACCGCTGCCGCCCGGGCCACCACGGCTACCCCGACTGCCGCG CCTGCACCTGCGACCCCCGCGGCGCCCTGGACCAGCTCTGCGGGGCCGGCGGGACGTGCCGCTGCCGCCCTGGCTACGCGGGCGCCGCCTGCCAGGAGTGCAGCCCCGGCTTCCACGGCTTCCCCGACTGCGGCC CCTGCCTCTGCTCCGCCGAGGGCTCCCTGCACGCGGCCTGCGACCCCCGCAGCGGGCAGTGCAGCTGCCGGCCCCGCGTGACAGGGCTGCGGTGTGACGCGTGTGCTCCCGGCGCCTACGACTTCCCCGCCTGTGAAG ctggctcctgccaTCCTGCCGGCCTGGCCCCGGCCGGTCCCCACCTTCCTGAG GCACAGGCCCCCTGTACGTGCCGGGCCCATGTGGAGGGGCCCAGCTGCGATCGCTGTAAACCCGGGTTCTGGGGGCTGAGTCCCAGGAACCCTGAGGGCTGCACCC GCTGCAGCTGCGATCCCCGGGGCACGCTGGGCGGACTTACCGAGTGCCAGCCG GGCGACGGCCAGTGCTCCTGTAAGCCTCACGTGTGCGGCCAGACCTGCGCGGCATGCCGGGATGGCTTCTTCGGGCTGGACCAGGCCGACTACTTTGGCTGCCGCA GCTGCCGCTGTGACGTCGGTGGGGCGCTAGGACAGGGCTGTGACCCGAGGACGGGCGCCTGCCGGTGCCGCCCCAACACCCAGGGCCTCACCTGCAGCGA GCCGGCGCGAGACCACTACGTCCCTGACCCACACGACCTGCggctggagctggaggaggcGGCCACGCCCGACGGCCACACCGTGCGCTTTGGCTTCAACCCCCTTGAGTTCGAGAGCTTCAGCTGGAGGGGCTACGCGCAGATGACACCCATCCAG cccaggaTCGTGGCAAAGCTGAACGTGACCTCCCCCGACCTCTTCCGGCTCGTCTTCCGCTACGTCAACCGTGGGCCCACCAGTGTGAGCGGGCGAGTCTCTGTGCAGGAAGAGGGCAAGTTTGCCACGTGCAGCAACT GCACAGAGCAGAGCCAGCCCGTCGCCTTcccgcccagcacggagcctgcctTTGTCACTGTGCCCCAGAGGGGCCTCGGGGAGCCCTTTGTGCTGAACCCTGGCACCTGGGCCCTGCTCGTGGAGGCCGAAGGGGTGCTCCTG GACTACGTGGTTCTGCTACCCAGCACCTACTACGAGGCCGCGCTCCTGCAGCTGCGGGTGACCGAGGCCTGCACGTTCCGGCCTGCCGCCCAGCGCTCCGGGGAGAC CTGCCTCCTCTACACCCACCTGCCCCTGGATGGCTTCCCCTCAGCTGCTGGACCCGAGGCCCTGTGTCGCCATGACAACAGCCTACCCCGGCCTTGCCCCACGGAGCGGCTCAGCCCCTCGCACCCGCCTCTGGCCGCCTGCCTGGGCAGTGAC GTGGACGTTCAGCTTCAGGTGGCAGTGTCGCGGCCGGGCCACTACGCACTGGTGGTGGAGTACGCCAGTGAGGACACCCGCCAGGAGGTGGGCGTGGCCGTGCACACCCCCCAGCGGGCCCCGCAGCAGGGGGCACTCACTCTCCACCCCTGCCCTTACAG CACCCTGTGCCGGGGCGCTGCCCTGGACACCCAGCACCACCTGGCTGCCTTCCACCTGGACATGGAGGCCAGCGTCCGGCTCACGGCCGAGCAGGCGCGCTTCTTCCTG CACAGCGTCACCCTGGTGCCCGTGGAGACATTCAGCATGGAGTTCGTGGAGCCCCGGGTCCGCTGTGTCAGCAGTCACGGTGCCTTCAGCCCCAGCAG TGCCACCTGCCTGCTCTCTCGCTTCCCGAAGCCGCCCCAGCCCATCATCCTCAGGGACTGCCAGGTGCTGCCCCTGCCCTCTGGCCTCCCGCTGGTCCACTCGCAGGACCTCACACCTGGTGCACCCCCATCGGGGCCCCAGCCTCGGCCCCCCACTGCCGTGGACCCCGATGTGGAGCCCACGCTGCTGCGCCACCCCCAG GGCACCGTGGTCttcaccacccaggtgcccgccctGGGCCGCTACGCCTTCGTGCTACACGGCTACCAGCCCGACCACCCCACCTTCCCCGTGGAGGTCCTCATCAGTGGGGGCCGAGTCTGGCAGG GCCATGCCAATGCCAGCTTCTGCCCGCACGCCTACGGCTGCCGCACCCTGGTTGTGTGTGAGGGCCAGGCCGTCCTGGACGTGACTGACAGCGAGCTCACCGTGACCATGCGGGTGCCTGAGGGCCGGTGGCTCTGGTTG GAGTATGTGTTGGTGGTCCCTGAGGAGGTCTACAGCTCCAGCTATCTCCGAGAGGAGCCCCTGGACAAATCCTATGACTTCATCAGCCAGTGTGCCAGCCATGGGTACCACATCAg CCCCACCAGCTCGTCCCCCTTCTGTCGTGGtgctgcctcttctctctctctcttctataaCAACGGGGCTCAGCCTTGCGGCTGTCACGAAATGGGTGCCACAGGCCCCACGTGTGAGCCCTTTGGGGGCCAGTGTCCGTGCCGGGCCCACGTCATCGGCCGTGTGTGCTCCCGCTGTGCTACTGGCTACTGGGGCTTCCCCAGCTGCAGGC CCTGCGAGTGCCGAGGCCGTCTGTGTGACGAGATCACGGGCCGATGTGTCTGCCCGCCACGCACCATCCCTCCAGACTGCGTGGTCTGCCAGCCCCAGAGCTTCGGCTGCCACCCCCTGGTGGGCTGTGAGGAGTGTAACTGCTCGGGGCCTGGTGTCCAGGAGCTCACCGACCCCACCTGTGATGCGGACAGTGGCCAGTGCAA GTGCAGAGCCAATGTGACCGGGCGCCGCTGTGACGCCTGCGCCCCTGGCTTCCATGGCTACCCCCACTGCCGCCCCTGCGACTGCCATGAggcgggctccatgcccagcatgtgTGACCCCCTCACAGGCCAGTGCCACTGCAAG GAGAACGTGCAGGGCCCTCGGTGTGACCAGTGCCGCCTTGGGACCTTCTCCCTTGAAGCCACCAACCCAAAGGGCTGCACCCGCTGCTTCTGCTTCGGGGCCACCGAGCGCTGCAGGGGCTCGGCCCACGCCCGCCGTGAG CACGTGGACATGGAGGGCTGGACGCTGCTGAGCAGCGACCGGCAGGTGGTTCCTCACGAGCTGCGGGCAGAGGCAGAACTGCTCTACGCGGACCTGCGGCGCGGCTTCGAGGCCTTCCCCGAGCTGTACTGGCAGGCCCCACCCTCCTACCTGGGGGACAGG GTGTCATCCTATGGTGGGACCCTCCGCTACGAACTTCACTCGGAGGCCCAGCGTGGAGACGTGTTCATCCCCACAGAAAGCAGGCCGGACGTGGTGCTTCAG GGCAACCAGATGAGCATCACGTTCCTGGAGCCAATGTACCCGGCGCCCGGCCACGTTCACCACGGACGACTGCAGCTGGTGGAG GGGACCTTCCGGCACACGGAGACGCACAACGCCGTGTCCCGCGAGGAGCTCATGATGGTGCTGGCCAGCCTGGAGCGGCTGCACATCCGCGCCCTGTTCTCCCAGACCTCCTCGGCCGTCGCCCTGCGCAGCGTGGCGCTGGAGGTGGCCGGCGAGGTGGGCGGGGGGCCTCCGGCCAGCAACGTGGAGCTGTGTATGTGCCCGGCCAACTACCGCGGAGATTCGTGCCAG GAATGTGCCCCTGGCTACTACCGGGACATCAAAGGTCTCTTCTTGGGTCGCTGTGTCCCCTGTCAGTGCCATGGCCACTCAGACCGCTGCCTCCCTGGCTCGGGCGTCTGCATG GGCTGCCAGCACAACACTGAAGGTGACCACTGTGAGCACTGCCGGGCTGGCTTCGTGCGCAGTGGGTCTGAGGACCCGATGGCCCCCTGTGtcagctgcccctgccccctcgcGGTGCCTTCCAACAA CTTTGCGATGGGCTGCGTCCTGCGAGGAGCCCGCACACAGTGTCTCTGCAAACCCGGCTACGCGGGCCCCTCCTGCGAGCG GTGCGCGCCCGGCTTCTTCGGGAACCCGCTGGTGCTGGGCAGCTCCTGCCAGCCGTGCGACTGCAGCGGCAACGGCGACCCCAACCTGCTCTTCAGCGACTGTGACCCCCTGACCGGCGCCTGCCGCAGCTGCCTGCGCCACACCGCCGGGCCCCGCTGTGAGAGCTGCGCCCCCGGCTTCTACGGCGATGCCCTGGTGCCCGGCAACTGCACCC GGTGTGACTGCTCCGCATGCGGGACAGAGACCTGCGACCCCCACAGTGGGCACTGCTTGTGCAAGGCAGGAGTGACCGGGCCACGCTGTGACCGCTGTCAG GAAGGACACTTCGGCTTCCAGGGCTGTGGGGGCTGCCGCCCATGCGCCTGTGGACCAGCCGCGGAGGGCTCCGAGTGCCACCCCCAGACTGGGCAGTGCCACTGCCGGCCAGGGGCCGCAGGGCCCCAGTGCCGCGAGTGTGCCCCTGGCCACTGGGGGCTGCCTGAGCAGGGCTGCAGGC GCTGCCAGTGCCAGGGGGGCCACTGCGACGTGCACACGGGCCACTGCACCTGCCCctccgggctcagtggggagcgcTGTGACGCTTGCAGCCAACAGCACCAGGTGCTGGTGCCAGGCGGGTCCGGGGGCCATGGCGTCCACTGTGAAG TGTGTGACCACTGTGTGGTCCTGCTCCTGGACGACCTGGAGCGGGCTGGCGCCCTCCTCCCCGCCATCCGGGAGCAGGTGCGCGGCGTCAACGCCAGCTCCGTGGCCTGGGCCCGGCTGCACAGGCTGAACGCCTCCGTCGCCGACCTGCAG AGGCAGCTCCAGAGCCCTCTGGGCCTCCGCCACGAGACGGTGCAGCAGCTGGAGGCCCTGGAACAGCAGAGCTCAAGCCTCAGACAGGACACACAGAGGCTGGACGGCCAG GCCACAAGAGCTCTCGCCGAGGCCGGCCGGCTGCTGGACAGCACTGAGGCCTCCCTGGGTCAGGCGCAGACGCTGCTGGTGGCCATCAGGGCTGTGGACCGCATCCTGAGTG AGCTCGAGTCCCGGACGGACCACCTGTTCCCGGCCAACGCCTCGGCCCCGTCGGGCGAGCACGTGCGCCGGACACTGGCTGAGGTGGAGCGGCTGCTGGGGGAGATGCGGGCCCGAGACCTGGGTGCCCCGAGAGCAGCGGCCGAGGCCGAGCTGGACGCGGCCCAGAGAC TGCTGGCCCGTGTGCAGGAGCCGCTGAGCAGCCGCTGGGAGGGGAGCCGGGCACTGGCCGCGCGCGCCCGGGACCAGCTGGCCCAGCACGAGGCTGGCCTCATGGACCTTCGAGGCGCCCTGAACCGGGCAGTGGGCACCACTCGGGAGGCTGAGGAGCTCAACAGCCGAAACCAGGAGCGCCTGGAGGACGCCCTG CACCGGAAGCAGGAGCTGTCCAGGGACAATGCCACTCTGAGGGCCACTCTGCAGGCCGCCAGTGACACTCTGGCCCAGCTCTCTGGGCTCCTGCACGGTATGGACCAGGCCAGGGAG GAGTATGAGCACCTTGCTGCCAACCTGGATGGGGCCCGGACGCCCCTGCTGGAGAAGATGCGGGCCTTCTCCCCCGCAAGCAGCAAGGTGGAGTTGGTGGAGGCCGCAGAGGCCCACGCACAGCAGCTGGACCAGCTGGCCCTCAACCTGTCCAG caTCATCCGTGGAGTCAACCAGGACCGCTTCATCCAGCGGGCCATCGAGGCCGCTAACGCCTACGGCAGCATTCTCCAAGCCGTGCAGGCCGCCGAGGGGGCTGCTGGTCAGGCGCTGCGGCAGGCGACCCACACATGGGCG ATGGTGGTGCGGGGAGGCCTGGCGTCCCGAGCCCGGGACCTGTTGACCAACAGCAGTGCCCTGGCAGAGGCCACCATcagggggcagcagaggctgGGCCGCG TGCGGGCCACCCTCCAGGGCACCGGGACCCAGCTCCGAGACGCCCAGGCCAAGAACGAGCAGCTGGTGGCCCGAGTCCAGGAGGTGCAGGCCATGCTAGCCATGGACACCG ACGAGACAAGCAAGAAGATTGCTCACGCCAAAGCCGTGGCCGCCGAAGCCCAGGACACGGCCGCCCGCGTGCAGTCGCGGATTCAGGACATGCAGAAACACCTGGAACAGTGGCAGGGCCAGTACGGAGGCCTGCGGAGCCAGGACCTGGGCCAGGTGGTACTCGACGCGGGCCGCTCAG TGTCCACCCTGGAGAAGACGCTGCCGCAGCTGCTAGCCAAGCTGAGCCTCCTAGAAAACCGTGGCACACACAACGCCAGCCTGGCTTTGTCTGCCAGCATCGGCCGCGTGCGGGAGCTCATCGCCCAGGCCCGCGGAGCTGCCGGCAAG GTCAAGGTGTCCATGAAGTTCAATGGGCGCTCAGGGGTGCAGCTGCGTGCCCCGCGGGACCTCTCCGACCTCGCCGCCTACACCGCTCTCAAGTTCTATCTCCAGAGTCCAGAGCCAGAGTCTGGCCAGGTCCCCAGGGATCGCTTTGTGCTCTACATGGGCAGCCGCCAG GCTGTCGGGGACTACATGGGCGTGGCTCTGCGGAACCAGAAGGTGCACTGGGTGTACCGCCTGGGGGAGGCGGGCCTCGCAGCCCTCAGCGTCGACGAAGACATCGGGGAGCAGTTTGCAGCAGTCAGCATTGATAG GACCCTCCAGTTTGGTCACATGTCTGTCACGGTGGAGAAGCAGATGCTCCATGAGACCAAGGGCGACACAGTGGCCCCCGGGGCCGAGGGGCTGCTCAGTTTGCGGCCTGACGACTTTGTCTTCTATGTGGGGGGCTACCCCAGCCACTTCACG ccccctgAGCCCCTCCGCTTCCCTGGCTACCTGGGCTGCATCGAGATGGACACGCTCAACGAGGAGGTGCTCAGCGTCTATAACTTCGAGGAGACCTTCCAGGTGGACACAGCCGTGGACAGGCCTTGCGCCCG CTCCAAGTCGACCGGGGACCCGTGGCTCACAGATGGCTCCTACCTGGACGGCTCCGGCTTCGCGCGCATCAGCGTGGAGAGTCAGATCGGCATGACCAAACGCTTCGAGCAGGAGATGCGGCTTGTGTCCTCCAACGGGATCATCTTCTTCATGCGGCACCAG gaccaGTTCCTGTGCCTGGCCGCGCAGAAgggcagcctcctcctcctctacgACTTTGGCGCAGGCCTGATGCGGGCCAAGCCGCAGCACGAGGACGTGCAGAAGCTGCTGACCATGACCACGGCCAGCAAGGCA ATCCAGGTGTTCCTGCTGGGGGGTAACCGCGGCCGTGTGAGCCGCGTGCTGGTGCGCGTGGAGAGGAACAACGTGTTCAGCGTGGACCACAGCAGCTCGCTGGAGCTGGCCGACGCCTACTACCTGGGGGGCGTGCCGCCCGACCAGCTGCCCCCGAG CCTGCGGCAGCTCTTCCCCTCCGGAGGCTCGATCCGCGGCTGCGTCAAGGGCATCAAGGCTCAGGGCAAGTACGTGGATCTCAAGAGGCTGAACACGACGGGCATCAGCTCGGGCTGCACTGCCGACCTGCTG GTGGGACGGGCCATGACTTTCCACGGCGATGGCTACCTGTCCCTGGAGCTCCCTGATGTCCCCCCCGTCTCGGGCCACATCTACTCCGGCTTCGGCTTCCGCAGCACCCAGGACGCGGGTCTGCTCTACCACAAAGCGTTCCTG GATGGGCCATACCAGGTGTCCCTGCAGCAGGGCCGTGTGACGCTGCAGCTGCTGAGGACAGAGGTGAAGACCCGAGGGAGCTTTGCCGACGGCGTCCCCCATTATGTGGCTTTCTACAGCAACGACACAGG GGTCTGGCTCTATGTGGACGACCAGCTTCAGCAGATGAAGCCCCACCAGGGGCcgccccccaggccccagcctcagGAGTCCCAGGATCTCTTCTTAGGAGGTTTGTCCAAGACTGGCGACTACTTCAACTTCAAGGGCTGCATCAGCAATGTATTCGTGATGCG GCCCGTGGGGCCGCAGCGTGTATTCGACCTGCAGCAGGACTGGAAGAAAGTCAACGTGAGCTCAGGCTGTGCCCCCACCCCGCACACCCAAACCCCAGGGCAGGCGCCTCGAGGACTGAGGGCCGCAGCCGCGCGGAAG CCCGGCCGACGCAGCCGCCAGCCCCCCCAGGACCCTGCCTGCACACCACCCTGGCCTCCCAGGACCATCCAAGATGCCTACCAGTTTGGGGGCCCCCTGTCCAGTTACCTGGAGTTTGCCCACATCCCGGCACCCCCTGGGAACTG GTTCCACCTCTCGATGATGGTCCGCCCTCGCACCCCACGAGGACTCCTGCTGCTCGCTGCCCCCCTCACGGCCAGCAgcccttctctgcttctcttcctgaGCCACGGACACTTTGTTGCCCAGACAGAGGGCCCTGGGCCCCAGCTCCGCGTCCAGAGCCGCCAGCGTTCACGGGCTGGCCGGTGGCACATG gtgTCTGTGCGGTGGGGAAAGACTCGGATCCAGCTGGCGACAGATGGGGTCTGGGCCCAGGACCGGGAGGGGCCCGGCCAGCAGCACCGGGGGGCAGGGAGTCCCCGGCCCCAGACTCTCTTTGTGGGGGGCCTCCCTGCCAGTGGCTTCAGCCCGAGGCTCCCA GTGGCCACCGGCAGGTCTGGCTTCAGTGGCTgtgtgaggagactgaggctggaCGGGCGGCCCCTGGGGGCCCCCACACGGGTGATGGGGGTCACGCCGTGCTTCTCAGGCCCCCTGGAGAAGGGCCTGTTCTTCGCAGACAGCGGGGGTGTGGTCACCCTAG ACACCGCGGGGGCCGTGCTGTCTCACGCGGCCCTGGAGCTGGAGGTGCGGCCTCGGGCGGCCACCGGCCTCATCTTGCACCTGGGCCGGGTCCAGGCACCGCCCTACCTGCAGCTGCAGCTGCGGGCCGAGCAG gtccTGCTGCGGGCGGACGATGGTGCGGGGGAGTTCTCCACGTGGGTGATGTGCCCGGCGGCCTTGTGTGACGGCCAGTGGCACCGACTGGCGG TGACCAGAAGCGGGAACGTGCTCCAGCTGGAGGTGGACGCACGGAGCAACCAGACCCTGGGCCCTGCGCTGGTGGCCTCCGTGGCCACTGCCCAAGCACCTCTGCACCTCGGGGGCCTGCCTA AGCCCACGAACACACAGGCTAGGCCTCTAGCCTACCGCGGCTGCATGAGGAATCTGATGCTGAACGGGTCCCCTGTCACCTGGTCTCGCTCTGTGGGCATCCAGGGGGCAGTGGGGGCCAGCGGCTGCCCAGCCACCTAG